The Strix uralensis isolate ZFMK-TIS-50842 chromosome 4, bStrUra1, whole genome shotgun sequence genomic interval cccctgcccagccGAGTTGCTCCTCGGGCTTTGCTGGCTCTTTGTTCGCGGGGATCTTTCCCCCCTTCCCCGTGCTCGCACGGTACCGCTTCTTGCAAGGATTTCCTGCCAAAAGACAATCCCCCTGAGCAAAAGCAGACCGAGAAAGTAGTGACCAATCCTTTCAGGATGGCTGTCACCAGGCTCCTCCCAGCTCCCGCTCCCCCTGCCATTTGCatacaaaaaaatccagaaaactcCCGTTTGCCCCAGTATCTCGCTCAGAGCCTCCCGTCGCCGTCTGGCAGGCAGGAGCCCGGGCTGGGGGACGCTGCCTGCGGCTGAGGGCAGCGGCgcgccgcccgctccgcgccccgccacCCCGGCCCCCTAAGCCTTTCgccagcccccctgccccccaaaatgCAGCGCCGCCTCtgtgccctgctcctgctggcgTCCCAGTGCATGGGTTCGGCCGCTGGGCTCTTCCCCTTCGGGGAGCCCGACTTCTCCTACAAGCGCTCCAACTGCAAGCCCATCCCCGCCCCGATGCTGCTGTGCCGGGGCATCGAGTACCAGAGCATGCGGCTGCCCAACCTGCTGGGGCATGAGACGGTGCAGGAGGTGCTGGAGCAGGCCTCCACCTGGATCCCGCTGGTGCAGAAGCAGTGCCACCCCGACACCAGGAAgttcctctgctccctctttgcCCCCGTCTGCATCGACGACCTGGACGAGATCATCCAGCCCTGCCACTCGCTCTGCGAGGAGGTGAAGGAGAGCTGCGCCCCGGTGATGTCCGCCTTCGGCTTCCCCTGGCCCGACATGCTGGACTGCAGCCGCTTCCCCAAGGACAACGACCTCTGCATCCCGCTGGCCAGCAGCGACCACATCCTCCCCGTCACCAGGGAAGGTAAGAAGGAGCCGCTGGGTCACCAGCATCTGCCCTCTCGCTGAGCCGCCCCGACAGTGGGGTATCCCCCCTGCGGCTTTCGGCAGTGGAGCGGAGACGTCCCCCTCCCGTTACAGCACACCCCGCTGCTccgggacggggggggggcgggggacgaCGACGACACCGGGGAAGGGGCCGCGTATCAGGTTCGGGGAGGCTTTCCCGAGGGGACCGGGGAAACCGCGGGCACCGTCGGGGAACTGGCGCCGACCCGCATCTCCCGGTCTTTGCCCGCCTCCGTCCCCGAGGAAAAGCCGGGACGCGGCTCCCGGAGGGACAACCGCCTTATGCAAAGACCATCGCTGAAGCGCGGCGCTGGGGTGCTTTGTGCCGtgtgccccccctccccctttaCTCTTTCCCccgtaagaaaaaaaaaacgcTTTTGGTTGAGGTGTGACCTTAAAAGCACACCGTGCCCCCCTCCAGCGAGGTAAGGCGCGTCCCAGTGCCCGGGTAGCGCCGGGACTGGGGGGCAGAAGGCGCCGGGGTCGGGAAAGCGGCGCTTCCCGAAGGGCTTCCAACGCCACCTGCTGTCCCCTTCTCCCCGAGCCTGACGGGGACTGTCCCTTTCATTTCCAGCACCCAAGGTCTGCGATGCCTGTAAGAACAAAAACGAAGACGATAATGACATCGTGGAAAACCTCTGCAAAAATGACTTTGGTAAGTGGAAGCagagccccccggccccccccccccccccccgtttgaAACTCGAGAGTTGAGGATCAGGTAAAACTCCCGGTGGAGTCAGGGAGAGATGTGCCTGAATAAAGGCAGGGCTTTGTCTTAGCTGCAGATGGACCTCTCTGACCATTGGGTCATGAAACACAAAATTCCACCTTGGAATAAAAAGTAACCTTTTTTACAgtccttttctgtttgctgtttcaAAGTAGTGCCCTTTTACGTGGATGTTGCTGGCCAGCCGAATAGaaagtaaaatgggaaaaaaaccaatctTTCATCCAGACTATTGCCTGGGGAGAAGTAGAGCAAAGCTTCATTTAGACGTATGAGAAAAGAGACGCATGACCAATCTCACGTATCGTAAGAAAGACTCTCTCCACAGATTAAGAATGAAGCTCTGTATATCATTTGACAGAGAAGGTAATGCACAGACAATTGGGGATATAAACTTAATGGGAAAATCTGGGGTTAGAAGAGGACAAGAAAGCCCCTTCGACACAGACAAGTGAATGGCACATTATCCACACATTagcatttcaagagaaaaagggaataaGGAGGGGAATCCTTTTATAATAGGTCAATGTTTATACCTGGAAACAGATTTGTAGTATAAATATCTACAACAATTCAAAagtccttctttaaaaaaaccccaccaccacccaaaaCCTGAAACCATGACTGTGGGACATAATTGCTAAAACAACCAATAACTTTGGCCTGGCA includes:
- the SFRP2 gene encoding secreted frizzled-related protein 2; translation: MQRRLCALLLLASQCMGSAAGLFPFGEPDFSYKRSNCKPIPAPMLLCRGIEYQSMRLPNLLGHETVQEVLEQASTWIPLVQKQCHPDTRKFLCSLFAPVCIDDLDEIIQPCHSLCEEVKESCAPVMSAFGFPWPDMLDCSRFPKDNDLCIPLASSDHILPVTREAPKVCDACKNKNEDDNDIVENLCKNDFALKIKVKEIAYINGDTKITPETKSKTIYKLNGLTERDLRKIVLWLKGGLQCTCDEMNDINVPYLVMGQKQAGELVITSLKRWQKGQRAFKRFSRSIRKLQC